A genomic window from Silene latifolia isolate original U9 population chromosome Y, ASM4854445v1, whole genome shotgun sequence includes:
- the LOC141631273 gene encoding uncharacterized protein LOC141631273: MDIRRFLHLNKLELFGLIETRVKHNKWKKVSNFISDCWSVCTNHQSRKGGRIWVLWNLHVLTLDIQHISAQTIHAKITDRGRNLTYWVTFVYGYNKAAERKVLWSTLEHYHQVTPGAWLIGGDFNNVLFPNERIGANITSAEMAPFQRCVQACGVEDIKAVSSFFTWTNKQEANSRVYSRIDRALINDAWLHLFPESFANFLSEGMYDHCPCLIQLESNDKARNISFKYFNMWAKSHDFLGIITKHWNAPIYGTHMYKVVKRMKAMKSDLKQLKSNNFHDVIKNAQIMLMTLHNIQAELQTRPSDPQLIEAEKAELMALKPWIKQGFLFWLKRQKFPGVHLPTVRQGPVLTEHHYSCLTKPVTGDEVRRVLFSIPGCLGVIGADVTAAVQDFFITGQLLKQTNNTTLTLIPKFDMPKSVTQFRHIACCNLIYKCIAKVLCNRLGQILLDIISPTQSAFIKDRDIVENILICQDLTKLYNRKHCSPRVIMKLDLQNAYDSIEWDFMEGTLKALKFPTHFTKLLMECVTTPHYSLSLNGESFGYFKGKRGLRQGDPLSPPSFFHFHGISYQDL, from the exons ATGGATATAAGGAGATTCCTGCATTTAAATAAGTTAGAGTTATTTGGGTTGATTGAAACTAGGGTTAAACACAATAAATGGAAGAAAGTAAGTAATTTCATTAGTGATTGTTGGTCTGTTTGTACTAATCATCAGAGTCGTAAAGGGGGTAGAATATGGGTTCTTTGGAATCTCCATGTGCTCACCTTAGACATTCAACATATTTCTGCTCAAACTATTCATGCTAAAATTACTGACAGAGGAAGGAATTTGACTTATTGGGTTACTTTTGTTTATGGTTATAACAAAGCTGCTGAGAGGAAGGTGCTGTGGAGTACCTTAGAACACTATCATCAGGTTACTCCAGGGGCCTGGTTGATTGGGGGTGACTTTAATAATGTCTTGTTTCCTAATGAAAGGATTGGGGCTAATATAACTAGTGCTGAAATGGCTCCTTTCCAAAGATGTGTTCAAGCTTGTGGTGTTGAGGATATTAAGGCTGTAAGCTCATTTTTCACTTGGACAAACAAACAAGAGGCAAATTCTAGGGTCTACAGTAGGATTGATAGAGCTCTTATTAATGATGCTTGGCTGCATTTATTCCCTGAGTCTTTTGCAAATTTCCTGTCTGAAGGGATGTATGATCACTGCCCATGCCTCATTCAGCTGGAATCTAATGATAAGGCAAGAAACATTtcatttaaatattttaatatgtgggctAAATCCCATGATTTCTTGGGTATCATTACTAAACATTGGAATGCTCCTATATATGGCACTCATATGTACAAGGTGGTCAAAAGAATGAAGGCTATGAAGTCTGACCTCAAGCAATTGAAAAGCAATAATTTTCATGATGTGATAAAGAATGCTCAGATTATGCTTATGACCCTTCATAATATTCAGGCTGAACTGCAAACTAGGCCTTCTGACCCCCAACTCATTGAGGCAGAGAAGGCTGAGCTGATGGCTTTAAAGCCCTGGATAAAGCAAGGATTTCTTTTCTGGCTCAAAAGGCAAAAGTTTCCTG GAGTTCATCTCCCTACTGTTAGGCAGGGACCTGTTTTGACTGAGCATCATTACAGTTGCCTTACTAAACCAGTTACTGGGGATGAGGTCAGGAGAGTGCTCTTTTCTATTCCTG GATGCCTGGGGGTGATTGGTGCTGATGTTACTGCTGCTGTTCAAGATTTCTTTATCACTGGACAGCTCCTCAAGCAGACTAATAATACCACTCTCACCCTTATACCAAAATTTGATATGCCTAAAAGTGTGACTCAATTCAGGCATATAGCATGCTGCAATTTGATTTATAAATGCATTGCTAAGGTTCTGTGTAATAGATTAGGACAAATTCTTCTTGACATTATTAGTCCTACTCAAAGTGCTTTTATAAAAGATAGAGATATTGTGGAGAATATTTTGATTTGCCAAGACCTTACCAAGCTGTATAATAGGAAACATTGTTCTCCCAGAGTGATAATGAAGTTGGACCTTCAAAACGCCTATGATTCTATTGAATGGGATTTTATGGAGGGTACGTTGAAAGCTTTGAAATTTCCTACTCATTTTACTAAGCTTTTGATGGAGTGTGTGACTACACCTCACTATTCTTTGTCCTTGAATGGTGAGTCCTTTGGTTATTTCAAAGGAAAAAGGGGCTTAAGACAAGGTGATCCCTTGTCCCCCCCTTCTTTTTTCCATTTTCATGGAATATCTTACCAGGATCTTTAA
- the LOC141631272 gene encoding uncharacterized protein LOC141631272, with amino-acid sequence MKEIDGFKHHPLCKKMNLTHLCFADDLLVFCRGDWESMIVIIRAFNTFSAASGLKMNKQKSNVYGNGMPREILEKFALVSGLKIAYCGSYQSSRSQKIVICREIGDDQENFLWKGEAMSQSPALVAWDRVCLPKTQGGLGVCDLRRWNIVVVGKYVSWIMNKKDHLWVKWVHSIYIKDVPWHDYKPSQGSSWAWKRICRIKDRLLAGYVNNGWITEDGEYTIAKGYHWLGTAAPAVVWYNCIWNSIHVPKHQFIGWLWIQGRLLTKDRLCSMGISSNTQCELCADAAESHEQLFLGCEYS; translated from the exons ATGAAGGAAATAGATGGGTTCAAGCATCATCCTTTGTGCAAGAAGATGAATCTTACCCATCTGTGCTTTGCTGATGACCTATTAGTATTTTGCAGAGGAGACTGGGAATCCATGATTGTTATTATCAGAGCCTTCAACACTTTCTCTGCTGCTTCTGGGTTGAAAATGAATAAGCAGAAGTCTAATGTCTATGGTAATGGCATGCCTAGGGAGATTTTGGAGAAGTTTGCCTTGGTTTCTGGATTGAAAATAG CGTATTGTGGATCGTATCAGAGCTCTAGGAGCCAAAAAATTGTCATATGCAGGGAGATTGGTGATGATCAAGA GAATTTCCTTTGGAAAGGTGAAGCTATGTCTCAGTCTCCTGCTCTGGTTGCTTGGGATAGGGTATGTTTGCCTAAAACTCAAGGGGGGCTTGGAGTCTGTGATCTGAGAAGATGGAATATTGTTGTAGTGGGAAAGTATGTGTCATGGATCATGAACAAGAAAGACCACCTATGGGTTAAATGGGTCCACAGTATTTATATAAAAGATGTTCCTTGGCATGACTACAAACCATCTCAGGGGAGTAGCTGGGCCTGGAAACGTATTTGCAGGATAAAGGATAGACTTCTTGCAGGGTATGTGAATAATGGATGGATTACTGAGGATGGTGAGTATACCATAGCTAAAGGATACCACTGGTTGGGTACTGCAGCTCCTGCTGTAGTTTGGTATAATTGCATCTGGAATAGCATTCATGTCCCTAAACATCAATTTATTGGATGGCTTTGGATTCAAGGTCGTTTGCTCACTAAGGATAGACTGTGTTCCATGGGTATTAGTTCTAACACACAATGTGAGTTATGTGCTGATGCTGCTGAGAGCCATGAGCAATTATTTCTTGGTTGTGAGTATAGTTAG